The stretch of DNA TTGATCAGGTCGATGGCGGGCAGGAATTTGGCTCGCTGCAGGCCATCCTTGTAGAGGTCGTCGGGGACAATATTGGAGGTAGCCACCAGCGTCACCCCCAGGTTAAAGAGCTCGCTGAACAGCCCTGCAAGGATCATCGCGTCAGTGATATCGGTAACAAAAAACTCATCAAAGCAGATCACCCGGGCCTCACCGGCAAAGCGGCGGGCAATAATGATCAAAGGGTTCTTCTCCCCTTTCAGGTCGGTCAGCTCATGGTGAACCCGGCGCATGAAACGGTGAAAATGGGTGCGCATCTTCTGCTCGAAGGGAAGACTGTCGTAGAAGGTGTCCACCAGGTAGGTTTTGCCGCGCCCCACACCGCCCCAGAAGTACAGCCCCTTGAGTGGCTCCGGGCGCTTCTTTTTCAACAGTCCCTTGATCAGCTGGCGCTTCCCGGGCTTGGCGGTTTGCGCGACCAGATCGTCGTAGAGCCGCTGCAGGTGGCGCACCGCCTGTTCCTGGGAGGCGTCGTGGGAAAATCCCTCGCGTTGAAGATCCTGCTGGTAGCGTTCCAAAGGCGTCATGAAAAGTTCACCGTATTTACTGATACACCCGGATCGGGCCTCAATGAGCGGCAGATCGCTCTGCACATCGAAAGTGGGGCGCACACTCTACCCCCAGCGTAGGTTTTAGGCAAATGACCCCGTCCCCCTGAACTGTCCCCCGGATAGTCCGCCAGTGTGGCCAAGCCCGCCCGCTGGGTAAAGGCTACAAATGTATAACACAGCGATACCCCAGGGCCCCTGTACAGGGGAGGGAAAAGCCTTTAACTTAAGGGCTGCGGGGGATATACACCCTCTCCCCCCCACTCCCCCGCCGCCAACAGCACTGGGTTGCAGCGGGGCGGTGTGTAAAGTTACGGATAAATCGAGGCAGAAGCGTGGAAGATACCAACAGTTTGTGGGTTTTAGGCTCAATGGCATTTGTAGGCGGCATCATCGCCGGGGTACTGCTTTACCACATGCTGCGAGGAGGCTCCCCCCAGAACAGCCGGGTCGAGGAACAACTGAGGACCATGGAGTCCCAGTTCAAGGATTACCAGGAGAAGGTCTCCGACCATTTCAGCACCACCGCTCACCTGGTCAACAAGCTGACCGAGAGCTACAAGGATGTGCATGAGCACCTGGTGGCCAGCTCCGAGCACCTGTGCACCGACGAGCTGACCCGCCATCGCCTGAGCGATTCCCTGCTGGCCAGCAGCACCCTGCTGTCGAAAAACGACAATGAGGATTCCCCCCGCCCCCCGCTGGATTACTCCAACAGCAAGGGCACCCTGTCCGAGGAATTTGGGGTCAAGAAAAAGGACCTCAGCGATACCCAGGAGATCAAGGAGAAGCAGGCCTGACGAAGGCCGCCCCTCTCCCAGCTACACAAATCAGGGCGCCTAGGCGCCCTGATTTTTTTGTGGCCCGCCCGCTGACGGCTTCACCCTTCAACGCAGCGGCCAGGCGCTGAGCACCCCCGCCTGGGCCATCGGCTCCTGCGGCTGATAGCGCCCGCGCTCATCGCGGACGATCCGCGCCGCAAAGCAGTCAGGATCGTGACTAAAAAAGAGCCACCCCCGCCGTTGCTGTAGGGACTCTAGCAGCTGCGTCTTCTCATCGATCAGCTGCTCCGCCGCCCGGTCATACCCCATAGTGATGGGAAGGTTGACCCAGGGGGTGGCGGGCACCAGGTCAGCACCGTACACCAGCGGCCCCTGCCCGGTTTCGATCTCCGTCAGCAGCATTCCCGGGCTGTGGCCATCACTGCGGATAAAATGGTAACCGGCTCCCAGTTCCGGGGCCTGCTCCCCCTCCACCAGCCGCAGCCGGCCACTGGCTTCGAGCAGCTCAACCAGCTCGGGTACATAGGAAGCGCGATCCCTCAGGTGCGGCGCCCGGGCGCGCTGCCACTGGTCACGCCCGGTCAGGTAGAGGGCGTTGGGGAACAGCAGGCGCGGTGCCACCCCCTCCTCCCAGGCCGCCAGCAACCCACCGGCGTGGTCGAAGTGGAGGTGAGACAGCATTACCAGATCGATATCCCCATCGCTGAGCCCTATCTCGGCCAGCCCCTTAAGCAGGCAGTGCTCCCGCTCCACCACCCCGTAACGCGCCGCCAGGGTGGGCTCAAAAAAAGCACCAATACCGGTTTCAAAGAGCAGGCGGCGCACACCGTTGGGCCCGCGTTCCTCCACCAGCAGGACATTGCAGGCGAGTGGGATACGATTCAGCTCGTCGGCTGGCACCCAGCGGGACCAGAGCGCCTTGGGTGCGTTGCCAAACATCGCACCGCCATCGAGACGCTGTGAGTTACCCCTAAGGGCGATAAAGCGGCGCTCCATCAGCGGTCACCACATCAGGTCGTCGGGAATCTGGAAGTCGGCATAGGGGTCATCGGGGTCGGGCTCGCTGTGGCTGTTGTCGGCCTGGGAGAGAATCGCCTCGGGCAGGCGCTGCACAATCTTGTCCGCCGCCCCGGCCGGGATCATCACATGGCGGCCCTCCAGCTCGACAACCGCCAGTCGTCCAGCGGAGAGGGCTTTATGCTGTTGCTTGTCGACTGCGATCTTCTTGATTTTGCCCGCCACCACAAAGTTGTAGTCGATCTCCCCGGCGGGGCGAATGGCGTTGCAGGCGATGATCTGCTTCACCTGCGCCACCAGCTCCTTCTGCTTGCGCTCCGCTTCGCGCTGCAGGTTAATCTCCCGGTCTCGACGCCTCTTCTCCTCCCTCGCGGTCTGGGCCAGCACCCGGGACTCATCCACGATCGCCGCCTCGCCCACCTTTTCGTTCTTGCGGTTATCCCGCGCCTTACGCTTATCAGCCTTTTGCGCCTGCTGAACCTGTTTCTTGTTGACCAACCCCTGCTTCAGTAGTTGGTCACGCAGTGATCCACTCACAATACCCTCCAGACGGGTGCCATTCGTAAAAGCACCAGTTTACCCAATCCGGAGGTGCCCTGTCAGTGGATCATGCGCCGGTTTGCGATTGGCCCACGCTCTGGCATAGACTGCTTCGATCGAAGGCAACCTAGGTGAATACATCCCATGCTGGATCTGGCCAGAGGCGGCAGCGCCTTTCTCGCGGGTTTTGGGCTCCTGACCCGACCCGGGCTGCGGGGGTTTGTGGTGGTCCCGCTGCTGATCAATATCGTGCTGTTTTCGCTGCTGATCTACGTCGCCAGTGACCAGTTCTCGACCTGGGTACAGCGGGCACTTGACTGGCTGCCCGAATGGCTCTCCTTCCTCGACTGGCTGATGTGGCCCCTGTTCGCGCTGACCATTGTGGTGATTCTCTTCTTCTCCTTTACCATCGTCGCCAACCTGATAGCGGCCCCTTTCAACGGGCTGTTATCCGAGGTATGCGAGCGCCAACTACGCGCCGAGCTGGGGGAGCCCGGGCAGGAGATCCCCTTCAGCTGGAAGGAGCTGGGATTGATGGTGCCCCGCACCCTGGCCCGGGAGGTCACCA from Aestuariirhabdus litorea encodes:
- the zapE gene encoding cell division protein ZapE codes for the protein MTPLERYQQDLQREGFSHDASQEQAVRHLQRLYDDLVAQTAKPGKRQLIKGLLKKKRPEPLKGLYFWGGVGRGKTYLVDTFYDSLPFEQKMRTHFHRFMRRVHHELTDLKGEKNPLIIIARRFAGEARVICFDEFFVTDITDAMILAGLFSELFNLGVTLVATSNIVPDDLYKDGLQRAKFLPAIDLIKQHTTVVNVDSGIDYRLRVLEQAEIYHFPLGEAAQDSLQQSFEQLTPDVEHVHRGEVLQIEGRDILSVQVCDDVAWFTFTELCDGPRSQNDYIELGRIFHAILLSDVPQMDGSKDDQARRFVNLVDEFYDRGVKLIISAEVAVEELYVGTQLAFVFERTKSRLQEMQSHEYLALEHKA
- a CDS encoding YhcB family protein translates to MAFVGGIIAGVLLYHMLRGGSPQNSRVEEQLRTMESQFKDYQEKVSDHFSTTAHLVNKLTESYKDVHEHLVASSEHLCTDELTRHRLSDSLLASSTLLSKNDNEDSPRPPLDYSNSKGTLSEEFGVKKKDLSDTQEIKEKQA
- the cysZ gene encoding sulfate transporter CysZ, whose translation is MLDLARGGSAFLAGFGLLTRPGLRGFVVVPLLINIVLFSLLIYVASDQFSTWVQRALDWLPEWLSFLDWLMWPLFALTIVVILFFSFTIVANLIAAPFNGLLSEVCERQLRAELGEPGQEIPFSWKELGLMVPRTLAREVTKLLYFAPRALLLLIISWIPLLNLAAPLLWALFGAWTMAIQYIDYAADNNRMTFKEMLLALKRRRLLCLGFGGCVSLLMLIPLINLLIMPAAVTGATRLWVSERLLNETQITPSHR
- a CDS encoding MBL fold metallo-hydrolase, with product MERRFIALRGNSQRLDGGAMFGNAPKALWSRWVPADELNRIPLACNVLLVEERGPNGVRRLLFETGIGAFFEPTLAARYGVVEREHCLLKGLAEIGLSDGDIDLVMLSHLHFDHAGGLLAAWEEGVAPRLLFPNALYLTGRDQWQRARAPHLRDRASYVPELVELLEASGRLRLVEGEQAPELGAGYHFIRSDGHSPGMLLTEIETGQGPLVYGADLVPATPWVNLPITMGYDRAAEQLIDEKTQLLESLQQRRGWLFFSHDPDCFAARIVRDERGRYQPQEPMAQAGVLSAWPLR
- a CDS encoding DUF2058 domain-containing protein, giving the protein MSGSLRDQLLKQGLVNKKQVQQAQKADKRKARDNRKNEKVGEAAIVDESRVLAQTAREEKRRRDREINLQREAERKQKELVAQVKQIIACNAIRPAGEIDYNFVVAGKIKKIAVDKQQHKALSAGRLAVVELEGRHVMIPAGAADKIVQRLPEAILSQADNSHSEPDPDDPYADFQIPDDLMW